A genomic stretch from Puntigrus tetrazona isolate hp1 chromosome 6, ASM1883169v1, whole genome shotgun sequence includes:
- the znf326 gene encoding DBIRD complex subunit ZNF326 produces MFPSSAENSGKCYSQPLFGSFASSESFETKGSDRYGAYESFGLGSSNTEDADSVFENSNEGYSDCSSTWGADVLSNWDRSFVVSSQRSRSPFSDSGRESQYSTSNLSDSSSLYSPSRSRPAPIGSRGRDVHPYVHRNYRGRDAVVPEDKGQDVGCSSQNPSICIERCYSKSAALAFRGTKRKMTEPVPPCKMVKKKRIVRATPSLISIVGPHISKDGCISSESKEMSKDELGKKVRAREKRRRRREKNHEKYGDKHRWAFTCAFCKFHTFEDKDIEKHFGSTYHRETLDYIRRQAKFDDKVISFLHDCMVHKFHKTVSTLHKLKFSCGRSKDEWAKIMEGVTEDDYMRRMEVVYCVACDLHIPVVFSSVQQHLHSLPHLKSKVAYKEQLKRDSVVTAKAIINNDNVKVRYEKYMKGEDPFAVDANDASSDSQDPEKSEEDEESSDT; encoded by the exons ATGTTCCCATCATCAGCTGAAAATTCAG GGAAATGCTACAGTCAGCCTTTATTTGGATCGTTTGCATCCTCTGAGTCCTTTGAGACCAAAGGCTCTGACAG atatGGTGCCTATGAATCTTTCGGACTTGGGTCGTCGAACACTGAAGATGCAGATAGCGTTTTTGAAAATTCTAATGAAGGTTACAGTGACTGTTCGTCCACCTGGGGTGCGGATGTCTTGTCAAACTGGGACAGGTCCTTCGTCGTGTCTTCCCAAAGGTCCAGGTCTCCGTTTTCGGACAGCGGCAGAGAGAGTCAATACTCCACATCTAACCTCTCAGATTCCTCCAGTTTGTACTCTCCTTCGCGCTCTCGGCCAGCACCGATTGGGTCACGGGGCAGAGACGTGCACCCATACGTGCACAGAAACTACCGTGGAAGAGACGCTGTTGTACCTGAGGACAAAGGACAAGATGTTGGG TGCTCTAGTCAGAACCCGTCTATCTGCATAGAGAGATGCTACTCAAAATCAGCTGCTTTGGCGTTTCGAGGGACTAAGAGGAAGATGACGGAACCGGTGCCTCCTTGCAAGATGGTTAAAAAGAAGAGGATCGTAAGAGCAACTCCCAGCCTAATCAGCATTGTGG gacCACACATTTCAAAG GACGGTTGTATTTCTTCTGAAAGCAAAGAAATGAGTAAAGACG AGCTTGGTAAGAAAGTTCGAGCCAGAGAGAAGCGCAGAAGACGACGAGAGaagaatcatgaaaaatatGGAGATAAGCACAG gtgggCTTTTACATGTGCTTTTTGTAAATTCCACACGTTTGAAGACAAAGACATCGAGAAACACTTCGGAAGCACATATCACAGAGAGACTCTCGACTATATCCGACGGCAAGCCAAATTTGATGACAAGGTCATCAGTTTTTtgcat GATTGCATGGTTCACAAGTTTCATAAAACGGTCTCTACCCTACACAAGCTAAAGTTCTCCTGTGGGCGAAGCAAAGATGAATGGGCAAAAATAATGGAAG GGGTCACAGAGGATGACTACATGAGGAGGATGGAGGTGGTTTACTGTGTTGCATGCGACCTTCACATTCCTGTGGTTTTCAGCTCTGTGCAGCAACATCTTCATTCACTCCCTCACCTCAAGAGCAAAGTG GCTTATAAGGAGCAGTTAAAAAGAGACAGCGTGGTCACCGCTAAAGcgataataaataatgataacgTGAAGGTGCGCTACGAGAAGTACATGAAG ggAGAGGACCCATTCGCAGTCGACGCCAATGACGCGAGTTCTGATTCGCAGGATCCAGAGAAATCTGAGGAAGATGAAGAAAGTAGTGATACGTAA
- the lrrc8db gene encoding leucine rich repeat containing 8 VRAC subunit Db produces MFTLTEVASLNDIQPTYRILKPWWDVFMDYLGVVMLMLAIFAGTMQLTKDQVVCLPVLESLEDQTPVATERPPEKALGSGTGGGHVTLAAAPLSSKEQTDSVVQHFPQSSAVKQPQPTGLRTNLDFQQYVFVNQMCYHVALPWYSKYFPYLALIHTIVLMVSSNFWFKYPKTSSKIEHFVSILGKCFESPWTTKALSETACEDSEENKQRLTGASTLPKHLSTSSEEGSPNQSTPMLAKSSIKFSAEKPVIEVPSMTILDKKDGEQAKALFEKVRKFRTHVEDSDMIYKLYVAQTIIKTVKFILILCYTMTFVTSIKFDHDCEPEIKHLTGYAKFKCTHNMAFMLKKLLVSYIVLIFVYGLVCIYTLFWLFRRPLKEYSFEKVREESSFSDIPDVKNDFAFLLHMVDQYDQLYSKRFGVFLSEVSENKLREISLNHEWTFEKLRQHVTRNVQDKLELHLFMLSGVPDAVFDLTDLEVLKLELIPEARITAKISQMINLHELHFYHCPAKVEQTAFSFLRDHLRCLHVKFTDVGEIPTWVYMLKNLRELYLVGNLNSENNKMIGLESLRDLRHLKILHLKSNLTKIPTNITDLSPHLIKLVVHNDGTKLLVLNSLKKMMNLAELELHNCELERIPHAIFSLTNLQELDLKSNNIRTIEEVISFQHLKRLNCLKLWHNKIISIPLSISHVKNLEFLYLSHNKLETLPTTLFNLLKLRYLDVSHNSIVVIPPEVGFLQNLQHFAITGNKVEVVPKQLFKCTKLRTLSLGHNCISSLPEKIGQLLQLTHFELKGNCLDRLPAQLGQCRLLRRNALIVEDHLFDSLPLEVKEGISQETSANFANGV; encoded by the coding sequence ATGTTTACCCTCACAGAAGTTGCCTCACTAAATGACATCCAGCCAACTTATCGGATCCTGAAACCATGGTGGGACGTCTTTATGGATTACCTGGGTGTGGTCATGTTAATGCTGGCCATATTTGCCGGGACCATGCAGTTAACCAAAGATCAGGTGGTTTGCCTTCCTGTTCTGGAATCGTTGGAGGACCAAACCCCTGTGGCCACGGAAAGGCCACCAGAGAAAGCTCTTGGCTCAGGGACAGGAGGAGGCCATGTGACATTGGCAGCTGCACCTTTATCAAGCAAAGAACAAACCGACAGTGTTGTCCAACACTTCCCACAGTCGTCTGCTGTCAAGCAACCTCAGCCCACGGGTTTACGAACAAATCTGGATTTTCAGCAGTATGTCTTTGTTAATCAGATGTGCTACCATGTTGCCCTCCCATGGTATTCAAAATACTTTCCATATCTAGCTCTCATTCACACAATTGTTCTCATGGTAAGCAGTAACTTTTGGTTCAAGTATCCAAAGACCAGTTCCAAAATTGAGCATTTTGTGTCTATTTTGGGCAAGTGTTTTGAGTCCCCTTGGACAACCAAAGCATTGTCTGAGACAGCCTGTGAAGACTCCGAAGAGAATAAGCAGAGACTGACTGGAGCCTCTACATTACCAAAGCATCTTTCAACCAGCAGTGAGGAGGGGAGTCCAAATCAGTCCACACCCATGCTTGCAAAATCTAGCATCAAGTTTTCTGCAGAGAAGCCAGTCATTGAGGTTCCAAGTATGACTATACTAGATAAGAAAGATGGAGAGCAAGCTAAAGCACTTTTTGAGAAAGTAAGGAAGTTCCGCACACATGTCGAAGACAGCGACATGATCTACAAACTCTATGTAGctcaaacaataataaaaactgtcaaattCATTCTGATTCTATGCTACACCATGACCTTTGTCACGTCCATTAAATTTGATCATGATTGTGAGCCTGAAATTAAGCATTTGACTGGATACGCAAAATTTAAATGCACCCATAACATGGCTTTCATGTTGAAAAAACTCCTTGTTAGCTACATTGTCCTCATTTTTGTTTATGGCCTGGTTTGCATATACACTCTCTTTTGGCTGTTTAGACGGCCACTTAAAGAGTACTCTTTTGAGAAGGTTCGAGAAGAAAGCAGTTTTAGTGATATCCCAGATGTGAAGAATGACTTTGCTTTCCTCCTACACATGGTGGACCAGTATGACCAATTGTACTCAAAACGTTTCGGTGTCTTTCTCTCAGAGGTAAGCGAGAACAAACTGCGGGAAATCAGCTTAAACCATGAGTGGACCTTTGAGAAACTACGGCAGCATGTGACTCGCAATGTGCAGGACAAGCTTGAGCTGCATCTTTTCATGCTCTCGGGAGTTCCCGATGCAGTCTTTGACCTCACCGATTTAGAGGTCCTGAAATTAGAACTCATCCCCGAGGCACGTATCACAGCGAAAATCTCCCAGATGATCAACCTCCACGAGTTGCACTTTTACCACTGCCCCGCCAAAGTCGAACAGACTGCGTTCAGTTTCCTCCGCGATCACCTCCGGTGCCTTCATGTCAAGTTTACGGACGTTGGAGAGATTCCCACTTGGGTTTACATGCTAAAGAACTTGAGAGAGCTGTACTTGGTGGGAAACTTGAACTCCGAGAATAACAAAATGATAGGATTAGAGTCCCTCAGGGACTTGAGGCATCTAAAGATCCTACATCTGAAGAGCAACCTTACCAAGATCCCGACTAACATTACAGACTTATCACCGCACCTGATCAAACTCGTGGTTCACAATGATGGTACTAAACTCTTGGTGTTGAACAGCTTGAAAAAGATGATGAACCTTGCTGAACTGGAGCTGCACAATTGTGAACTGGAGCGGATACCGCATGCAATTTTTAGTTTGACCAACCTGCAGGAATTGGACTTGAAATCTAACAATATCCGGACCATTGAAGAGGTCATCAGCTTCCAGCACCTCAAACGGCTTAACTGCCTCAAACTGTGGcacaataaaatcatttccaTTCCACTGTCCATAAGTCACGTTAAAAACCTTGAGTTCCTCTATCTGTCCCATAACAAACTAGAGACCTTGCCTACCACTCTGTTCAATCTTCTTAAACTGAGATACCTGGATGTTAGCCACAACTCCATTGTAGTGATTCCTCCAGAGGTGGGGTTTCTCCAGAATCTACAGcactttgccatcacaggaaacAAGGTAGAAGTGGTACCCAAGCAACTGTTCAAATGCACAAAGTTGCGTACCCTCTCCCTTGGGCATAATTGCATCTCATCGCTGCCAGAGAAAATCGGACAGTTGCTGCAGCTGACTCATTTTGAGCTGAAGGGGAACTGCCTGGATCGCCTGCCTGCACAGCTTGGCCAGTGCCGACTCTTGCGTCGAAATGCCCTCATTGTGGAGGACCACCTTTTCGATTCACTGCCCCTAGAGGTCAAAGAGGGCATAAGTCAGGAAACCAGTGCTAATTTTGCTAATGGAGTGTGA